The Geotalea uraniireducens Rf4 genome window below encodes:
- a CDS encoding ABC transporter ATP-binding protein: MALIEIKNVKKHYTSGDDVVEALRGVDITIEAGEFITIMGQSGSGKSTLLSVLGGMNHPTTGDVEMAGVKLYQLPGEKLADFRAQNLGFVFQSFHLIPYLTAIENVMLPLAIVKTSTPAKKTAARQALERVGLGTKLDRLPNQLSGGEQERVAIARAIVNNPHILLADEPTGNLDSKTSEEVMALFRELNDAGQTVVMVTHNPENGTYSDRTISLKDGMVMNQVLGCN; encoded by the coding sequence ATGGCACTTATCGAGATTAAAAACGTGAAGAAACACTATACCAGCGGCGATGATGTGGTCGAAGCGCTGCGTGGTGTGGACATAACCATTGAGGCTGGTGAATTCATCACCATCATGGGACAGTCCGGTTCCGGCAAGAGTACCCTGCTGTCCGTACTGGGGGGAATGAACCATCCCACAACGGGAGACGTGGAGATGGCCGGGGTCAAGCTGTATCAACTCCCCGGCGAAAAACTGGCCGACTTCCGGGCGCAAAACCTGGGGTTTGTGTTCCAGTCATTCCACCTGATCCCTTATCTGACCGCCATCGAGAATGTCATGCTGCCGCTGGCCATCGTCAAGACGAGCACACCGGCAAAAAAGACCGCCGCCCGGCAGGCCCTCGAACGGGTCGGTCTCGGCACCAAGCTGGACCGTCTCCCCAACCAGCTCTCCGGAGGAGAACAGGAACGGGTGGCCATTGCCCGGGCCATCGTCAATAATCCCCACATACTCCTTGCGGACGAACCGACCGGCAACCTGGATTCAAAGACCAGCGAGGAGGTTATGGCGCTCTTCCGTGAACTGAACGACGCCGGCCAAACCGTTGTCATGGTAACGCATAACCCTGAGAACGGAACTTATTCCGATCGAACCATCAGCTTGAAGGACGGCATGGTAATGAATCAGGTGCTTGGCTGCAATTGA